A single window of Crassostrea angulata isolate pt1a10 chromosome 8, ASM2561291v2, whole genome shotgun sequence DNA harbors:
- the LOC128157846 gene encoding short-chain collagen C4-like, producing the protein MVVWVFIVHLFLQVIAEKRILLDDPAFLQSQIHALEMKMEDVVARNTDLTAKYTDLSVKYNTLLTKSNGGGIFVRWGRKDCPGINTELVYSGFAGGSWPQHTGAAAEFVCLPRDPDLTTKFTSSYAFMYGSEYDASSTEFGHDNGDDLPCSVCRSTVQSSVLMIPGKSSCYDGWSMQYHGDLVAGAVVHKAATQYICLDEHPEALIAGQRNDDGKFFYPVKAVCGALACPPYHNDKYLTCVVCTK; encoded by the exons ATGGTGGTCTGGGTTTTCATTGTGCATTTGTTTTTGCAAGttattgcagaaaaaaggaTTCTACTGGACGACCCAGCTTTCCTTCAGTCTCAGATACATGCGCTGGAAATGAAGATGGAGGATGTTGTGGCTAGAAACACAGATTTGACCGCCAAATACACTGATCTCTCTGTTAAGTACAATACGTTGTTGACCAAATCCAACG GTGGTGGAATTTTCGTAAGATGGGGACGGAAAGATTGTCCTGGAATCAACACAGAACTGGTTTATTCAG GATTTGCTGGAGGTTCTTGGCCACAGCACACCGGAGCGGCTGCCGAATTCGTATGTCTTCCACGAGACCCAGATCTCACAACAAAGTTTACTTCTAGCTATGCGTTCATGTATGGATCAGAGTACGACGCCTCCTCGACAGAGTTTGGCCATGACAACGGTGATGACCTTCCCTGCAGCGTTTGCCGTAGCACGGTACAGTCCAGCGTTCTGATGATTCCTGGTAAATCCTCCTGTTACGATGGCTGGAGCATGCAGTATCATGGTGATCTCGTGGCGGGGGCTGTCGTACATAAGGCTGCAACTCAGTATATATGTTTAGACGAGCATCCTGAAGCTTTGATTGCAGGACAGCGTAACGACGATGGGAAATTTTTTTACCCAGTAAAAGCAGTGTGCGGAGCTTTAGCTTGTCCACCATATCACAATGACAAATACCTAACGTGTGTTGTTTGTACCAAATAA